A single region of the Streptomyces sp. NBC_01262 genome encodes:
- a CDS encoding VOC family protein, with the protein MINGAHVIVYSRDAEADRAFFRDVLEYPHVDAGHGWLIFRLPPAEIAVHPTDGPESQELYLMCDDVDATVADLTAKGVEFTQPVTDARWGRLTRFRLPGGGEVGLYEPRHERATGL; encoded by the coding sequence GTGATCAATGGTGCGCACGTCATCGTCTACAGCCGTGACGCGGAAGCGGACCGGGCCTTCTTCAGGGATGTACTGGAGTATCCGCATGTCGACGCAGGCCACGGCTGGCTGATCTTCAGGCTTCCGCCGGCCGAGATCGCCGTGCATCCCACGGACGGCCCGGAGTCGCAGGAGCTCTATCTGATGTGCGACGACGTCGATGCGACCGTGGCGGACCTGACCGCCAAGGGCGTCGAGTTCACCCAGCCGGTCACCGATGCGCGCTGGGGACGGCTGACCAGGTTCCGGCTGCCGGGCGGCGGCGAGGTGGGCCTGTACGAGCCCCGCCACGAGCGGGCCACCGGCCTGTGA
- a CDS encoding ATP-binding protein — MQFTSTPRGARLARRLVSYRLSDWAHPYASAVNETVTLIAAELTANAVRHGHVPGRDFRLSLSATETTVRIEVSDTRTERVPLLSAQEPPGDAESGRGLLLVSRLASRWAVAPREAAPGKTVWAELDVAQSG; from the coding sequence ATGCAGTTCACGTCGACCCCGCGCGGGGCGCGGCTCGCGCGGCGGCTGGTCTCGTATCGGCTCAGCGACTGGGCGCACCCGTACGCGTCCGCGGTGAACGAGACGGTGACGCTCATCGCGGCGGAGCTGACGGCGAACGCCGTCCGGCATGGGCATGTGCCGGGGCGGGACTTCCGCCTCAGCCTGAGCGCGACGGAGACGACGGTCCGGATCGAGGTGTCGGACACGCGTACGGAGCGGGTGCCGCTGTTGTCGGCGCAGGAGCCGCCGGGGGACGCGGAGTCGGGGCGGGGGCTGCTGCTGGTGTCGCGGCTGGCGAGCCGGTGGGCGGTGGCACCGCGTGAGGCGGCGCCAGGGAAGACGGTGTGGGCGGAGCTTGATGTTGCCCAGAGTGGCTGA
- a CDS encoding dihydrofolate reductase family protein: MDQLLRVMNFTVSSDGIGAGEDQTLERPFGHVSPERLFSWAGATASWPMRTDPGGSRGLDDYFTRDFAHNIGAEIMGRNKFGPQRGPWQDHDWRGWWGDEPPFHTPVFVMTHHERPSFTLSDTTFHFVAADPVTVLEQAREAAQGKDVRLGGGVTTIREFLDADLVDTMHVAVTQVELGSGLRLWDSPDELLDRFHLEVVPSSSGIAHHLFWRK, encoded by the coding sequence ATGGATCAGCTACTGAGAGTCATGAACTTCACTGTCTCAAGTGACGGAATCGGCGCCGGTGAGGACCAGACCCTTGAGCGCCCGTTCGGTCACGTCAGTCCGGAGAGGCTGTTCTCCTGGGCCGGTGCCACCGCGAGCTGGCCCATGCGCACCGACCCCGGAGGGAGCCGCGGTCTCGACGACTACTTCACGCGGGACTTCGCACACAACATCGGCGCCGAGATCATGGGCCGCAACAAGTTCGGCCCGCAGCGCGGGCCCTGGCAGGACCATGACTGGCGCGGTTGGTGGGGTGACGAGCCCCCGTTCCACACCCCGGTGTTCGTCATGACCCACCACGAACGTCCTTCGTTCACGCTCTCCGACACCACCTTCCACTTTGTCGCGGCCGACCCGGTCACGGTCCTCGAACAGGCGCGGGAGGCGGCGCAGGGCAAGGACGTCAGGCTCGGCGGCGGGGTCACCACCATCCGGGAGTTCCTTGACGCAGACCTCGTCGACACCATGCATGTGGCGGTCACGCAGGTGGAACTCGGTTCTGGGCTTCGGCTCTGGGATTCACCCGATGAGCTGCTCGACCGGTTCCATCTTGAGGTCGTGCCCAGCTCAAGCGGCATCGCGCACCACCTGTTCTGGCGGAAGTAA
- a CDS encoding helix-turn-helix domain-containing protein has translation MDDDDDANERERDREPGTGILSVFGGQLKRLRVWAGLERAEFGSRTGYSAATIASFEQGRRIPPAKFIDKADEVLGAHGVLAELKEEVARAQYPSFFRDAARLEAEAVELHVYDTHVINGLLQTEDYARAVFTMRRPLLDEDTIEQRVTARLARQKMLSRTPLPTISFVIEESLLRRPLGGRSTMRGQLEQILLCGQRRNVEVQVMPTGREEHAAVAGPFTLIETREGRRIAYVEMHKESRLYTERKLVREFEEQYGILRAQALTPRESLAFVEKLLGET, from the coding sequence ATGGACGACGATGACGATGCGAACGAGCGCGAGCGCGACCGTGAGCCCGGGACGGGCATCCTGTCCGTCTTCGGCGGCCAGCTGAAACGGCTCCGCGTCTGGGCGGGCCTGGAGCGAGCCGAGTTCGGCTCCCGCACGGGGTATTCGGCAGCCACGATCGCCTCCTTCGAGCAGGGGCGGCGCATTCCGCCCGCCAAGTTCATCGACAAGGCCGACGAGGTGCTCGGTGCGCACGGCGTGCTCGCGGAGTTGAAGGAGGAGGTTGCGCGGGCGCAGTACCCGTCGTTCTTTCGCGATGCGGCGCGGCTGGAGGCGGAGGCGGTCGAGCTGCACGTGTACGACACGCACGTCATCAACGGGTTGTTGCAGACCGAGGACTACGCGCGGGCTGTGTTCACAATGCGGCGTCCACTGCTGGACGAGGACACCATCGAGCAGCGCGTAACCGCCCGGCTTGCCCGGCAGAAGATGCTCTCACGGACGCCGTTGCCCACTATCAGCTTCGTTATCGAGGAGTCGCTGCTGCGCCGTCCTCTGGGCGGGCGAAGCACAATGCGGGGCCAGTTGGAGCAGATCCTGTTGTGCGGTCAGCGGCGCAACGTCGAGGTCCAGGTGATGCCGACAGGGCGTGAGGAGCACGCCGCAGTCGCTGGCCCCTTCACCTTGATCGAAACGAGGGAAGGGCGGAGGATCGCCTACGTGGAGATGCACAAGGAAAGCCGTCTCTACACGGAGCGGAAGCTGGTCCGGGAGTTCGAGGAACAGTACGGAATCCTCCGGGCCCAGGCGCTCACTCCGCGCGAGTCGCTGGCCTTCGTCGAGAAGCTGCTGGGAGAGACATGA
- a CDS encoding class I SAM-dependent methyltransferase codes for MTTHQHHRHGHGHAHGTDDVDWQDMGDMLERGGDLTAPSVEQTAAWLRGLLPAGPAPTRILDIGSGPGVAACLLAHAFPDAEVVAVDGAEPLLERARARAAAQGLGDRFRTLHAELPDGLDAVGTADLIYSSRAIHHVGDQQLVLNRLASALRPGGLLAVAEGGLPARFLPRDDAGAGRPGFQARLDVAAEEWFAAMRASLPGSVRTAEHWPALLTGAGLTPAGSRTFLTDLPAPLNPAARSYLHDRLALTRDQFAPSLAPDDRQTLDDLIDGDAATAILTRPDAFYLDAITVHTGRR; via the coding sequence ATGACCACTCACCAGCACCACCGCCACGGGCACGGCCACGCACACGGCACCGACGACGTCGACTGGCAGGACATGGGCGACATGCTGGAGCGCGGCGGCGACCTCACCGCCCCCTCCGTCGAGCAGACCGCCGCCTGGCTGCGGGGCCTCCTGCCCGCCGGCCCCGCCCCCACCCGCATCCTGGACATCGGCAGCGGCCCCGGCGTCGCCGCCTGCCTGCTGGCCCACGCCTTCCCCGACGCCGAGGTCGTCGCCGTGGACGGCGCCGAGCCCCTGCTGGAGCGAGCCCGCGCCCGCGCCGCCGCCCAGGGCCTGGGCGACCGCTTCCGCACCCTCCACGCCGAACTGCCCGACGGCCTGGACGCGGTCGGCACCGCCGATCTCATCTACAGCAGCCGCGCCATCCACCACGTCGGCGACCAGCAGCTCGTCCTCAACCGCCTCGCCTCCGCCCTGCGCCCCGGCGGCCTCCTCGCCGTCGCGGAGGGTGGTCTGCCCGCCCGCTTCCTCCCCCGGGACGACGCGGGCGCCGGCCGCCCCGGCTTCCAGGCCCGCCTCGACGTCGCCGCCGAGGAGTGGTTCGCCGCGATGCGCGCCTCCCTCCCCGGCTCCGTACGCACCGCCGAGCACTGGCCCGCCCTCCTCACCGGCGCGGGCCTCACCCCGGCCGGCTCCCGTACCTTCCTCACCGACCTCCCGGCCCCCCTGAACCCGGCGGCCCGCTCATACCTCCACGACCGTCTCGCCCTCACCCGCGACCAGTTCGCCCCCTCCCTCGCCCCCGACGACCGCCAGACCCTCGACGACCTCATCGACGGCGACGCCGCCACCGCGATCCTCACCCGCCCGGACGCCTTCTACCTGGACGCGATCACCGTCCACACCGGGCGCCGCTGA
- a CDS encoding YncE family protein gives MRTRHIASGTALSVLLGSATLLGVTAAPAAFADTTKALPLTSSSDIVVDGVHKRVFISSAADSTVLVTDYSGTVVATLTSEPGASDLLLAKDSSTVYVALSTGDAISAIDTATLTETTRYDLGTAAPSSLALANSKIWFGYGSGGDGNLGSLDLDPVVIPTPTDTATATATETATETASPSPTDTATDTATPTETATDTATPTESPSESPSESPSATESATETAGTQTADAADEASADVIITNGALVTLDLADDWYSGPLLASASGDSNTLVAAESGISPSTLRVYDVSSGTPTTQAERDGVSSPRDMAVTADGTQLITASGSPYYQQAYRVSDLADDGKYTTDSYPNAVAVAPGGAIAAGIDGAYEPDIYVFKQGVDQQIRSYDFGVVGNPGYSAELLASGLAWAPDSSRLFAITVDVYGEYPTLRVLNDATKAVSKVTVSAPATATRAKKLTVTGTLTATVAFPAGAKVTVTRKDLTDPKGKSLGSKSVASNGKFSFTDTPVTGGDVTYTATYAGDATHTAASGKDTVKVSRATSTVTVKTSASTYSYGKTVTVTAHLGKTYKNRKLSIYAKPAGGTKKLLKTGTVNSSGNLAVKYRLTRNTTFSAAFTGDARYAPKTVSRSVGTKVSVSTAVSKYYKTGKIGSTKYYYFHKNNTSVYTTTMSYYAGREQLLQLQVYYQGRWYDAGSEYFALNSHGKSAVGIDGPGESGVRARVRSSYIKGSSGDSVNTTTHGSWKYVYFTN, from the coding sequence TTGCGCACCCGCCACATCGCCAGTGGCACGGCCCTGTCCGTGCTGCTCGGCTCCGCCACCCTGCTCGGCGTCACGGCCGCTCCGGCCGCCTTCGCCGACACCACCAAGGCCCTGCCGCTCACCTCGTCTTCGGACATCGTCGTCGACGGTGTCCACAAGCGGGTCTTCATCAGCAGCGCCGCCGACAGCACCGTCCTCGTGACGGACTACAGCGGCACCGTCGTCGCCACGCTCACCTCCGAGCCGGGCGCCTCCGACCTGCTGCTCGCCAAGGACTCCAGCACGGTGTACGTCGCGCTGAGCACCGGCGACGCGATCTCCGCGATCGACACCGCCACGCTCACCGAGACCACCCGCTACGACCTCGGCACCGCCGCTCCCAGCAGCCTCGCCCTCGCCAACAGCAAGATCTGGTTCGGCTACGGCTCCGGCGGCGACGGCAACCTCGGCTCCCTGGACCTCGACCCGGTCGTCATCCCGACGCCGACGGACACGGCCACCGCCACGGCCACAGAGACCGCGACCGAGACGGCGTCGCCGAGCCCGACCGACACGGCCACGGACACGGCGACCCCGACCGAGACTGCGACCGACACGGCCACGCCGACCGAGTCGCCCTCCGAAAGCCCGTCGGAATCTCCGAGCGCCACCGAATCCGCCACCGAGACCGCCGGCACGCAGACGGCCGACGCCGCCGACGAGGCCTCCGCCGACGTCATCATCACCAACGGCGCCCTGGTCACGCTCGACCTCGCCGACGACTGGTACTCCGGCCCGCTGCTCGCCAGCGCCTCCGGCGACTCCAACACCCTCGTGGCCGCCGAGTCGGGCATCAGCCCGTCCACCCTGCGGGTCTACGACGTGTCCTCGGGCACTCCGACCACGCAGGCGGAGCGCGACGGCGTTTCCAGCCCGCGGGACATGGCCGTGACCGCGGACGGCACACAGCTGATCACCGCGAGCGGATCCCCGTACTACCAGCAGGCGTACCGGGTCTCCGACCTCGCCGACGACGGCAAGTACACGACCGATTCGTACCCGAATGCCGTGGCCGTCGCGCCCGGCGGGGCGATCGCCGCGGGCATCGATGGCGCCTACGAGCCGGACATCTACGTCTTCAAGCAGGGCGTCGACCAGCAGATCCGCAGCTACGACTTCGGTGTCGTCGGCAACCCCGGCTACTCTGCCGAGCTCCTCGCCTCGGGCCTCGCCTGGGCTCCCGACAGCAGCCGGCTCTTCGCCATCACCGTTGACGTCTACGGCGAGTACCCCACCCTCCGTGTCCTGAACGACGCCACAAAGGCCGTCAGCAAGGTCACCGTCAGCGCCCCGGCCACCGCCACCCGCGCCAAGAAGCTCACCGTCACCGGCACCCTCACCGCCACCGTGGCCTTCCCGGCCGGGGCCAAGGTCACCGTCACCCGTAAGGACCTGACGGACCCGAAGGGCAAGTCGCTCGGCTCCAAGTCGGTCGCCTCCAACGGCAAGTTCAGCTTCACCGACACCCCGGTCACCGGCGGCGACGTCACCTACACCGCCACCTACGCGGGCGACGCCACCCACACCGCGGCCAGCGGCAAGGACACCGTCAAGGTCTCCCGCGCCACGTCCACGGTCACCGTGAAGACCTCCGCCTCGACGTACTCGTACGGCAAGACGGTCACCGTCACCGCCCACCTGGGCAAGACGTACAAGAACCGCAAGCTGTCGATCTACGCCAAGCCCGCCGGCGGCACGAAGAAGCTGCTCAAGACGGGCACCGTCAACTCCTCCGGGAACCTGGCGGTCAAGTACAGGCTGACCCGCAACACGACCTTCTCCGCGGCCTTCACCGGCGACGCCCGCTACGCGCCGAAGACCGTCAGCCGCTCGGTCGGCACGAAGGTGAGCGTCTCCACCGCCGTCTCCAAGTACTACAAGACGGGCAAGATCGGCTCCACGAAGTACTACTACTTCCACAAGAACAACACGTCGGTCTACACCACGACGATGAGCTACTACGCGGGCCGCGAGCAGCTGCTCCAGCTCCAGGTGTACTACCAGGGCCGCTGGTACGACGCCGGCTCCGAGTACTTCGCGCTGAACTCCCACGGCAAGTCCGCCGTCGGCATCGACGGACCCGGCGAGTCCGGCGTCCGGGCACGCGTCCGCTCCTCGTACATCAAGGGCAGCTCCGGTGACAGCGTGAACACCACGACCCACGGGTCCTGGAAGTACGTCTACTTCACCAACTGA
- a CDS encoding PstS family phosphate ABC transporter substrate-binding protein — protein MDDWLSADNMVAVLTALLGVGVSFGVVWYERRVPRRKRIGYRVQMDTPIGDDDPDGEGDGAPNVLLGVFHDLPDMNDATLVLLRIENDGGEAVVEHDYTNREPDPALTVVFTGRTVRGVAITQSNARHLRSRFGDVRHSGNQIHLPRVPLNRGQYFKLLVVLNRGHVGDPVRIDGDIVDGVIVPNTAVPVDSKSPRFSRSARLITVFLTVCVTVLAGIIIGGEDTPPPMGCATGTLTLIGSTAFAPVLDDLSTRYEKDCPDSSISVDAHGSNEGVRQAAEGPSATIAFSDGPKPAGYPKLTEHRVAISAFALVVNDRVKVTNLTVADIRRVYRGGLLNWKQLGGPDLPILLVSRNADSGTRDLFRRHLLAGVGEPAFTSRDCVHKNSPTDKVIRCELDSTDQVLATVARLPGAIGYSELRAATTTDGLHTLRINGRQPSVQAIGDSTYPFTEIEYAYTYGSPSPSSLAASFLNYTLRGAGQDIMQAHGQLPCYKPEGLRRCQT, from the coding sequence ATGGACGACTGGCTGAGCGCCGACAACATGGTGGCCGTACTCACCGCCCTGCTCGGTGTCGGCGTCTCCTTCGGCGTCGTCTGGTACGAACGCCGCGTCCCGCGCCGCAAGCGCATCGGCTACCGCGTCCAGATGGACACCCCGATCGGCGACGACGACCCCGACGGCGAGGGCGACGGCGCCCCCAACGTCCTGCTCGGCGTCTTCCACGACCTGCCCGACATGAACGACGCGACCCTCGTCCTCCTGCGCATAGAGAACGACGGCGGCGAAGCCGTCGTGGAGCACGACTACACCAACCGCGAACCCGACCCCGCCCTCACGGTCGTCTTCACCGGCCGCACCGTCCGGGGCGTCGCCATCACCCAGTCCAACGCGCGCCATCTGCGCAGCCGCTTCGGGGACGTCCGCCACTCCGGCAACCAGATCCACCTGCCCCGCGTACCCCTCAACCGCGGCCAGTACTTCAAGCTCCTCGTCGTCCTCAACCGCGGCCATGTCGGCGACCCCGTCCGCATCGACGGCGACATCGTCGACGGCGTCATCGTCCCCAACACCGCGGTCCCCGTCGACAGCAAGTCCCCGCGCTTCAGCCGCTCCGCCCGCCTGATCACCGTCTTCCTCACTGTCTGCGTCACCGTCCTGGCCGGCATCATCATCGGCGGCGAGGACACCCCGCCTCCCATGGGCTGCGCCACCGGCACCCTCACCCTCATCGGCTCCACCGCCTTCGCCCCCGTCCTGGACGACCTGTCCACCCGGTACGAGAAGGACTGCCCCGACTCCTCGATCAGCGTCGACGCCCACGGCAGCAACGAGGGCGTCCGGCAAGCGGCCGAGGGTCCCTCCGCCACCATCGCCTTCTCCGACGGGCCCAAGCCGGCCGGCTACCCGAAGCTGACGGAGCACCGCGTCGCGATCTCCGCGTTCGCGCTGGTGGTCAACGACCGCGTCAAGGTGACGAATCTGACCGTCGCCGACATCCGGCGCGTCTACCGGGGCGGCCTCCTCAACTGGAAGCAGCTCGGCGGCCCCGACCTCCCCATCCTCCTCGTCAGCCGCAACGCCGACTCAGGCACCCGCGACCTCTTCCGCCGCCACCTCCTGGCCGGCGTCGGCGAGCCCGCCTTCACCTCCCGCGACTGCGTACACAAGAACTCCCCGACCGACAAGGTCATCCGCTGCGAACTCGACAGCACCGACCAGGTCCTCGCCACCGTCGCCCGCCTCCCCGGCGCCATCGGCTACAGCGAGCTGCGCGCCGCCACCACCACCGACGGCCTCCACACCCTCCGCATCAACGGCCGCCAGCCATCCGTCCAGGCCATCGGCGACAGCACGTACCCCTTCACGGAGATCGAGTACGCCTACACCTACGGCTCCCCGTCCCCCAGCTCGCTCGCCGCGAGCTTCCTCAACTACACCCTCCGCGGCGCCGGCCAGGACATCATGCAGGCCCACGGCCAGCTCCCCTGCTACAAGCCCGAGGGCCTGCGGCGCTGCCAGACGTGA
- a CDS encoding helix-turn-helix domain-containing protein: MDREKHTDITDVLNEVGPRLRRLRTQRGVTLTALAEVTGISKSTLSRLESGGRRPSLELLLPIAQAHRVPLDELVGAPEVGDPRVRMPAREVNGLTAVPLTRSAGSLQAFKLVIPATRAPYEPKTHEGYEWLYVLSGRLRLILAGHDLVLPAGEAAEFDTRLPHCFLSADEHPVEVLSIFGPQGERMHVRAKPKTSQVTA, encoded by the coding sequence ATGGACAGGGAAAAGCACACGGACATCACCGACGTGCTCAATGAGGTCGGCCCCCGCCTGCGGCGGCTCCGTACGCAGCGCGGCGTCACCCTCACCGCGCTGGCCGAGGTCACCGGCATCTCCAAGAGCACCCTGTCCCGCCTCGAATCGGGCGGGCGCCGCCCCAGTCTTGAACTGCTGCTCCCGATCGCCCAGGCCCACCGCGTCCCCCTGGACGAACTCGTCGGCGCGCCCGAGGTCGGCGACCCCCGCGTACGTATGCCCGCCCGCGAGGTCAACGGACTGACGGCGGTCCCGCTGACCCGCTCGGCCGGGTCGTTGCAGGCGTTCAAGCTGGTGATCCCGGCAACCCGGGCGCCGTACGAGCCGAAGACCCACGAGGGGTACGAGTGGCTGTACGTGCTCTCCGGCCGCCTGCGGCTGATCCTGGCCGGTCACGACCTGGTGCTGCCGGCCGGCGAGGCGGCCGAGTTCGACACCCGTCTGCCGCACTGTTTCCTGAGCGCGGACGAGCACCCGGTGGAGGTGCTCAGCATCTTCGGGCCGCAGGGCGAACGGATGCACGTACGGGCCAAGCCGAAGACCTCGCAAGTCACAGCTTGA